TTGAGGGATGGGAGATCCACGTTAGCATAACCCTCAAGAGGAAAGTCCTTCCTCAATGGATAGTACTGGTAAGTTTCCCACATGAAAGCTCTTACCAGATTCTCGTGTCCTTCGTAGCGGATACCAAACATATCGTAACACTCTCTTTCAGCCCATTTGCCCGCAAACCAAAGCTTTTCTATACTTGGAAGTGTGCCATCAGTCCAAACTTTTACCACTACCCGCTTCTTTTCATCCACATTGTAGAGAATATAAAAGGCTTGAAATCTGGGACTTTTGTCTGGGAAATCTATTACTGAGTGATCTACAAAAAGCTTAAAACCCATATCCTCTTTTAGAGTCCTAAGTAGATCTATGAGCTTGTCTTTACCTATGTGCAGGTTTGTGATGGTAGGCTTTACTTCTATCTGAATTTCAGGAAATCTCTTTTTTAGGTCTATAAGATCCTCTTCCTTAGCCCAGGGCATATCCTCACCTCTCAAAAACTTCCTCTTCAAATTGCCAATCTAAGGCACCTTTTCTCCATGCGTAGAGAAGCCCGTAAGTGAGTATAAGTATAAACAGGAACATCTCAACAAAACCAAACAATCCTAAATGCTTGTAAACCACCGTCCAGGGAAATAGAAAAGCTGCCTCTATATCAAACAGTAGCAATAAAAGACCGAGCAAGTAATACCCTTGATGAAAGGTGGATTGAGCGCTCACGTCGTAAAGAGGCACACCACACTCGTAGGGATAATCCTCCATGCTTTCGGGAGTTTTTGGACCTAAAAGAGCATTTAAGGATATTAGGAAAAGCGCAAGCACGAGCATAACTCCTAAAAATGCCAAAAGTCCAGCATAATCCATACCTTCACCTCTTAAAGAGCATATCCGCAGATTGGCTCGCAAAACTCCATATTATTATAGGCACAGCACCCAAAAATACAACGGATAATGTCAGTATAATAAGGACGAGCCTTTCGGCTAAAGAACTCTTTACATGAATGGATCTGTTGCTTTCCTTCATGAAGGTCAAAACTACGAGCCTTACATAATAGCCCGTTGAGATACCTGTAGCCAGGATCATCACAAAGGCAAGCCACCAAAGCTTGTCAAAGGAGAGAGCCATAAATACTAAAGCCTTTCCTACGAAACCCACCGTGGGGGGAACACCTAAAAGAGAAAACATGAAGATCATAAAGGAGGATGCTATCCAAGGTGCATTAAATCTAAGCCCGGAAAACTCCTCCATCTTGTTCTGCCAATCTGGATGCCTCTCCAGTAAGGCAAGAATAAGGAAGGCGCCTGCACCCATAAGTGCATAAGCTATCAGGAAGTATAAAACCGCTTTTAGACCGATGACCTTTGCGACGGATATGCCTGCGAGTATGTATCCCGAATGAGCGATGGAGGAGTAAGCCAAAAGCCTTTTGACATCTTTTTGTACAAGGGCTACCAAGTTACCATACAGCATTGTCATGGCGGATATAAGTCCTACCGTAATTACCCAAGCATAAGCAAAGTGTTCTTGAATTAAAGGCATAATCCTAACAACAGGTGCAAAAAACGCAAGCTTTCCCACAGAAGCCATAAAGGCTGTAATAGGTGTAGGCGCTCCCTGATAAGCGTCGGGAAGCCAGAAGTGAAAAGGAACTGCACCTATTTTGATAGCAAAGCCTATGAGGAAAAAGACAAGCCCGAGTATAAGGAAATATCTGTTTTCTCCTGCGTGAGTGAGTATCTTATGAAGGTCAAGAGATCCCGCGTAAAGATACATAAAGGCAGCACCGTAAGAAGCTAAGGCTATACTTAGACCTCCAAGTATGAGATACTTAAAAGCGCCTTCCTTGGAATTAAAGTTACCTCTGAGAAGAGAGGTGAGTATGTAAAAGGATATAGATACACCTTCAAGGGCTACATAAAGCGTAATGAGATTATAAGAGGATGCAAGAAACATGGCACTCGCCAGAGAGAAAGAGAGTATATAATAAAATTCGCTATAGAGGGAAAGCTTCTGCTTGTAATATCTGTATGTAAAAGCAAGAAGGCATAAGGTTATAAGTATCATAAAGAACTGTAGGAAAGAAGAAAAGCCATCCCTCACATAAAGACCATAAAAGGTACTTCCTGATAAGAGAGGATTCAAGGCTATATAGACAAGTGCGATGCTATATCCAGTAACACTTACTAAAGTAAGGATCCTATGATTTATTTTTCTTTGCAATATGTCCAAACTGAAAAGGATAAAACCTGTTATCAAAATGATCACTTCAGGCATAACAAGACGTAGGTTCGGA
This region of Hydrogenobacter sp. genomic DNA includes:
- a CDS encoding NADH-quinone oxidoreductase subunit A — encoded protein: MDYAGLLAFLGVMLVLALFLISLNALLGPKTPESMEDYPYECGVPLYDVSAQSTFHQGYYLLGLLLLLFDIEAAFLFPWTVVYKHLGLFGFVEMFLFILILTYGLLYAWRKGALDWQFEEEVFER
- a CDS encoding NADH-quinone oxidoreductase subunit N, which translates into the protein MELRDLVGTVEIPNLRLVMPEVIILITGFILFSLDILQRKINHRILTLVSVTGYSIALVYIALNPLLSGSTFYGLYVRDGFSSFLQFFMILITLCLLAFTYRYYKQKLSLYSEFYYILSFSLASAMFLASSYNLITLYVALEGVSISFYILTSLLRGNFNSKEGAFKYLILGGLSIALASYGAAFMYLYAGSLDLHKILTHAGENRYFLILGLVFFLIGFAIKIGAVPFHFWLPDAYQGAPTPITAFMASVGKLAFFAPVVRIMPLIQEHFAYAWVITVGLISAMTMLYGNLVALVQKDVKRLLAYSSIAHSGYILAGISVAKVIGLKAVLYFLIAYALMGAGAFLILALLERHPDWQNKMEEFSGLRFNAPWIASSFMIFMFSLLGVPPTVGFVGKALVFMALSFDKLWWLAFVMILATGISTGYYVRLVVLTFMKESNRSIHVKSSLAERLVLIILTLSVVFLGAVPIIIWSFASQSADMLFKR